The DNA window CGAACCCGACTCTATCTTGGTTCGTACAGATAATTTGATTACTGCGTGAGGCATGCACATGCTATGATATTCCAACCTGAACATATATTAAGAAGTAGAAGTGTTCTTCACATGTTAGGAAGCTTCGCCTGGACCGCCGATGTTGGTGATCTTGTTTTGTTTCGGACTAAAAGTGTTGATTCTTGACTCTCGTGTCATGCAGAGTTGGAAAATTAACTTTGATTCTCCACATGCTTAAAAGCATTCATGGAATACAatacttgatttattttcagtCTATATATAGAAATCAGATTGCAAAGGAGAATTGAAGTTCCAAGATCAATTatcatgaagaaattaaaattcatggGAAAATCTCAGTGTGTGTGATTAATTAAAACACATGTAATCAATATATTGTATAAGAGCTTAGCCTAAAATTATTGCAATTAAGATGCAGGGTGTTGGTTAACTTGGTGTAAGACCGAAACTACCATGGGAAAGTGAAAAGAATTTAGTGATTATACTAGAGTATCGCTAAAGGAAATGAGCATAATTAACTTCAGTGCTGATTGTCTAGTCAGATCCTCTGTTTTTCCAGGTCACAGTATCTAATTTCACCTGGAAATTGTGCATAAGGACCacatttaatgaaatttaagCTCCAATAGATCATCAAGCAAATAGAAATGGGTTTGGTTTATGCTAGCTCTTTTGTCATATAAGGGTGTTTAAAGGAATCTCATTTGagggtataaaaaaattaagattgaaaGGTGGAATATGggttttttcaaggaaaaaaataatcatttatgtAGCCCATTAAGGGAACCGGTCGTAGTTAATTATTGATTATTATATGATTCACCCTTTCCTCCTCGAGTGTTTATAAGCATATATGGTGGTAATGCTTGCACAAAGCTAAGAcctagaaacacaaaaacatcaaaacccaCCTTTgcctaaaatatttatcaagATGACAGGTTCTGGTTCACCTTGTGGAGCTTGCAAATTCTTGAGAAGAAAATGTGTGAGAGGTTGTGTTTTTGCACCTTATTTCTGCCATGAACAAGGAGCTCAACATTTTGCAGCAATCCACAAAGTTTTTGGTGCAAGCAATGTGTCAAAGTTGCTTGCTCACCTTCCTGTAAGTGATCGTAGTGAAGCCGCAGTCACAATCTCATATGAAGCTCAAGCCAGGCTTCAAGATCCCATTTATGGCTGTGTTTCTCACATTTTTGCTCTTCAACAACAGGTTTGGTACCCTTTGAACTTGTCgatgttattttaattgattgttgaaaccctaattaaatccttctttcccatcatttattaaaatttcttttcactTTGCAGGTTGTCAATCTTCAGGCACAGCTGGCTTCTCTCAAGGAACAAGCAGCTCAAAGCTTTCTAAATGGCTCTGCCACCACAAACCCTAATGACAAGTACTATGGAAAACCTTCTTATCCACAGGAACTGCAAAGCTGGTTCCACTCAGAAAATTCAAGCACAGTGCCGCAATTGAATCCAAATAACCTCACCAATAACATGCCATACTGTGAAAATGGGATCATGGATCCAAACTCCATGGGAAATTATGGAAATTCATCAAGTTCATTTGATAGCTTTGAAGAGGCATCTCATTCCATGTCATCCTTTGACATGCAAACAGACAACTTGCAATGGACTTATCAACATGCTGATGATCTTCAGTCAATGGCCTTTGGCTATACTCAACATTCATGAAGAGAATGGCCAAGGCGCAGGAGATTTATAATTGGTGAAGACAGattattgtcaattttgttaTTGCTGCTGCATACATTGAAATATGCACCTTTGTTGCTATAAACAAAAGCTAGCTAGGACCCTAGAATTGTTCATACAATCAGAAACCCTAAATCCTCCCTACTATATATCCTTTTCTTTAATCCAGTGCAATCTTGGATATTGGTATAATAATAGTGGGATTCTCTGAAAGAAGTTAAGAAATTCTGGTTTTATTTCTTGCTGATTTTCCTTGTTCATGGACCTAATGAAGACCTAGATTTCTGACCTAATAATGACAGTTTCCTAGTCTCCTTTTTTACACTTTCCCTTGGTAAACCTAATCATATTCAGTGGGAAAAAAGCTCCCATATGGTCTAAATTAATGAACATTTTCTcttataaaatgaagaaaaaataatcaataactcATTGCAGTATATATTCATTATTTAGGCCTTCAATTAATACAAGACTGTCTGTGTTTCCAGGAGAATAGCATGGATAGTAGTCCGATACTCCATAGTTGAAAACCCGGTCCTGTTCTCAAGAAATGGATAAGATGCTTGTAGTAGATTGGAATCTGAGCGTTGAACCTACATAGTTTAGCTCACATATAAACTATACAGAGCTTTCCGAGCATGACTCCAGTATTTCCTGAGGTTTGCTTGCTTTGCTAGTGTCTTTGATTGTTACagtatatgttatttttatgtaaCCATTCTTTTAGCAGATTATGAAACATAAATGGCTGAAAGCTAGATGAAGAAAACTTGATCttatcgaaacaaattatgcgTTCATGCCTCGAATTTGGAGTGCCTCATTTTCATAAGCATAAATGATcccgagaaaataaaatattcccTTCACCTTTCTTAGGTCATTGGGAGTAAGCCTACTTGGTCTTCATACTGTctcatttttcatgttttgtttccCAATGTTTGTTGATTCCTTGCCAAATGCATTTACATTAGGTATGAACACACACATTGTCCAAAAAGATAAGAATTTGCTATTAATATTAATTCGTACGTTCTTATGTCTCCTAACTACTCCTATCAGCATCTTTTCCCTCATCAGTACCATTGTTAATTAACAATTTGAGCTCGATATTCCAAATATGACCAATGGTATTAGCCTTGTTAGATGTGATCCTCGGGATAGTTTCGAATTAAAAAGCTGCTCGTGCACCTTCGTTCGTTTAAAGATATCTATGCTTCTATAGGAACTTGCTTTTTGTTGTATATGCCCAGTGCAATGACTACATTGAGTCTCTTCTtttgaaagttgaaaataaCCGATGATGCATGCGATTCCTTGTTACATACATTGGTTAATTTAGTATAAGAACTTGGTGTAACAAAGACTGAAAATTTGAGAATTGTATTGGCTAAATCCACATAACTGACACTTGTTTTAGTCACTGGCGGATGAATTTGATATTAGAACTTCGAATCCTTTTCAAGTGAATATATCATGGATTATATTGAATTTCAGGGTTGAGTTACTCTGCTTGCTATACGAAGTTGAAAGAATCTCCTACATTGATTTATCAGAATCTCATACATTGATTCATCTTGCTTCTTCATCATGGAATAGATGAATGAAGTTTAaactggatatatatatatatatgttgaggAGCAGAACATTTCCATGCTCCGTCCTTTGTCAAAGCATCAGCTTGGTGGAACGACTTAAATTGTAATCAATGAGCGTAAAGCGCATACTTCatgaaactatatatatatatgtagtaactaacgcacgcacgcacgcacaTGTACACTTGATGAAGCACTATTGGAGAATGAGTAATGTGTGATGATCCAAGTTTGATGTTAAGCCTGAAACTAATCAATGAAATGCTTGATTTAGTGCTGGTTCTTTGAATGCTTAATCATTAGTATTTCTCCATTTCCCATACTGAATGGACATTATGACTTGTTCTTCCATTTCTTGTTATCCTGTAAGGGATTTAAGTGTATTAACTCGTATATATGCGATTAATTATTAGAATATGTGGGATCCTTCAACttcgttgataatttatttgagAATTTCTTGCTTCTGTTTCTGCATCCAATAACGAGCACAAGATCAACATGGTAGAGAAAATTAAGGTCATGACTTTAAGCCTATTCTTGGTGAGAAATGATCCCATACATTTGGTTCATATTGACTAGATTTTATTACAGATGTGATACAAGCTATCTATGTTGTCCGAATTCTTACAAACTGGGttggtttaatttaataacaattaagaaattaaatggtTGGCAGATCATTAATTCTCCAAACCATGGTAATTAAGTGTTTGAAAAGTtatgttcattattttttatatatttgagtCACTCCccttctaaaaatttattttttcggaAGGGCATTAACATTGAGGTTTcttagattgatttttatttttttgggttgtgaATTAAGAAGTTTCATGgcaaatttttattgaaattaatctTTAATAGCAGTCAAGCAGTAAAGGAGTGAATCGGGGCATGAGGACATCCTTAGTTTGAATCTTACCCTCTTGCATTTCTAATCCACACACAAGTATATGATCTCTAGTAGACTTTGTGTTGGTAGGCTCTTCCTCGTGATTtagggaacgtttgggaacgcggccgcggctgcggctgcattcccaaaaaatttaaaatttttttttttactaaaatttaatatgatttgtacgttttggatcgttttaatttgccgatatcaaaaataatttttaaaaaatgaaaaaacaacattgacatgcattttggcacaaaaaattatttgaaaagcaccctcaaccacactgtcaaacacgctcttagTTTATGAAAATAGCTACTTCCCAATCTATTGTGTTCCGaaatatatctaaaatattaaaaaaaaaaaaccttttaataaTAGCTATAAACTTTACAACCCAATATGTAGTATTACTTTATTAATATAAAGAGTAGTTTGAATCTTACCCGCTTGCATTTCTAACCCATACATAAGTGTATGATCTCTAGTAGATTTTATATTGGTAGGCTCTTCCTCGTGATTTAGTTTATGAAAATAGCTACTTGCCAATGGATTGTGTTTCGAAATGTGTCaaagatgttaaaaaaaaaccttttaataaCAGTTATAAATTTCACAACTCAATATAAAGTAGTAATTCATTTAGTATAAAGAGTAGTtcatttgatcaaatttaatccaacccAATAGATAAATCTTTATaggttctctttttttctcttttagtttctcatattttttaagcCGATTTGCAACGGACTCGGACTCTCGAATAGCATATAGCCATTAAACACGGTCGCTTTTCAGCCTAATAGCAAttctttaattgctttttttctttttataccaggatgtatttaattttagaatcgGTTCAACTctaaatacaatttttaaagttaattagttaattaattatttttgttaaattataaagataaagattaatttataatttagtccAATAATCCTAGCCAACATAAATTATAAGCGGTGATAATTTTGTGTCTTGaccaaaaaaaagggaaagaaaatgcAGTTTCAACATACATGAGAGGCACGTCATTGACCCCACAATCAAACGGCTAAGTTTGAACATGCGTGCAAATTCTCCTAGTCAACACTTTGGtactctttctttatttttatttatttttctccccAGCCATTTATTTGATCTTTCTGTTCCCCTTTGTCTTCTTTctatttgtttaataatttgtGTATTTCTTTGGAGTAAATTGACACATCACGAACACTTGCCTGGCTGTCATGTGAATGAAAATTGCTTTACAACAAGCCAGTTGTACCATAAATTCCTTCTCATTTTCTTAGggtaacacaattttttttttttaatggagtaGATGCATGGTCCACTCCTCATACACTTCTGAAAATCTAGCCAGCTTGATTTTatggtgcattttttttttattattatctttttagaaGGTTAGACCCTTGCACTAAACCAtggaggatatatatatatatatatatatatatatatatatatatatatgattaacaccatcaaaatcttaatttatctCAAGTTGTTCAGGTCTACATTATAAGTGATTATTGACCAATTAAATTTAGCAAGAGCCCACTTTCTAATTTCCCATATTAATACCATATCTTCTCTGCCTCTCAGACCTGTGAATCAAACAGAACACTTGACCCAACATTTTGTCCACAGCTAGCGAatcctttaaataattttgcacTATATATTTTGACAGAGACAAAAATAATGCTGGTAGGAACAAGTGTTTGTCACGGCTCCAACACCATTAGCATGCGCTCCTCCCCTTTAAGAAGAGACCATTGAAAAGAAGAGAGACCACAcagcttcttttctcttttgatcTCTTTAATTAAGTTCATTGGCTGTGTTTACTAAAGTCGAGTCCTTGTTTCTTGTCTTCTCTTTTTAGGTTCTCAGACAATGAACTTTCTCGAGACACAGCTCTTCCGAGAGCCCACATTCTACCAATTAATAtccaactaattaattaatgggaTCGATGGATACCCTTTGGAATAATATGATTATCACTTTCTCAAGTGCAATTAATGGAGTCCAATAGAGGAATGTATAATAACAGATTctacttcttttctctcctttttgttTGTGTTCGATTGTCCAATTGTAAAGACTGGCCTGTGAAAGTTGTTAGTCGATGCTTGACTTGAAATGGTTATAACTTATAATATACACttctatatattatatatatatctcatgGTCATGGGCTCGAAGAACCTgggattttattaatattatccaATGCCGCTTGACTGAGTAAGGTTATCGATTCTTTTTGAACACTTTGTTGCAGAGATGCAGAGGATAAGGATAGTTAAGTGCAACACTCGTTACCTTTTCTTCGTCGCTAGCTGGAACCCAAATTTTTTACCTGTCCACACttcggagaaaaaaaaataaagggagcGGGGTCATTAGAATTCTGGAAAATGTGAAAATAGGCCTTCAAGTACAGCAAAGTACCTTCAAGACAAGCAAGCATAACATAGGACCTTACAGAAAGGACATATGCGTCCCAAGAAAGAAGGATTGGATCGGTGATGGTCTTTCCAATCTTGCTAATGAAGTCTTTTCGAGTAAATTTTAATTGGACCACTCGTCTCTTACAACCAATCTTGCTAATGAAAGAGGGTTCATTTCCCCTCTTTCATTCTTATTCcttgaaaaaaattctttttaaatccaATCCAGACAAACGATCCAGGTAAACTATTGAATCACCGGTGATTGGTCGAAACAATGCTTCATATTGTAGAGTTATTGTATTATTATCTAAAGTATTTTAGAAATCTAACAACTCATCTAGAAGCTTTGGAtctgtcaataaaaaaaaaaaaacagatgaataggaaaaaaaaacaaagagaaaaaaaattttggtgaAATTTAAGTAATCCTATCAAATTCATGATTTCAAggattcaatttgtttttattgggtttggagagaagaaaaaagaaacgcATCAATAgaaatccattttttatttgaagatttCAAGTTTGGAAGGTATATTCTTGCAAACCTTGAAAGTGGAGCTTATGAGACCTGCTGGATTGATTTATGTTGTTTAAATACAATGTTTTGAATGTGTTGACATATTaatgattgttttaatatgatatGTTTGCATCTgagtttgatttgaaatttatcaaatgTGTTAAAAAGGTTGATATTCTTTTGTTCTTGCATGTTTCTAGATTTCTGAGTTTTATTTGGTACTGGTTGAGGGTTTAGGAaaacattttgaattcaaattgcataaatatataGGCTGTTTTAGGTTGACAGTTTTAGAACTTGGAATTTTTTGCATGtttatgatgatttattttttttattagtttttttttattcaagtattCTTAGTTATGATAATGTTCAGGTTTGGAGTCAAACATtgataacatgtttttatgggttttagttttaaattgaaatctattttttacaaaatcatGATGTTTGAGGAATAATCAAAGCAAACTAACACTTGATTCTTGTTCTATGCTTGATTATGATTAAAACCttgctttttatttcttgaaatctgGTTTAGTTTGATGTTCACATTGTTGGTTTAAGTTtgagtgttttttatattcatactttttgtgtttgatctattttttttttttgagaaatttttaatttttatgttttttctcatgTTGAATCTGTTTTGAGTGTggatctttatttttgtttgtttctggGTTAACTCGGTCAGGTAAACCCTGATCGAGTTAGTCCATTTGGGTCAACCTAGCTAGTTTAGAACTGGGCTAGTCATTAGACCTTGCTTGGTTTGCTTTTTTTGTTAAGGTTTCTTTCGTTTAAGGATGTGTTTAGCAAACACCTCTTAGACTTGTTTTTGGTAGTTTTATTTTAAGGAAAATTAGGTTTTCGCCAAACAtggcattacaaaaatacaaaaaaataatataataataaaaattatctttttgcaTGTTACATAcaaccaagtctctcaaaaatacaaaaaatcatattttttccaaaaaatatatatggtgtgttttagtatttttatacagaatatatatatatatatatatatttgcactcattttggatttaataatcattttattgaatTCGTGAaaacttggccaatatttcaataacccctAAAACcattaattcatgaaattaatggtcaatattCAGGTATAAATATTGGACTTACAAGTAAAttggtatttaaatatcaggagttgatcaggaaattctcaaaattattttaaatattcacaaattttaaattaggagtattttttttatcgcaATATACAAATTATTGCGAAAAACCTTTCTATAAAAATTCATCTGGGTACACGAGCCCGTAATAGATTCGaaacattagatttattcaCAATAATAAATTCTCGTCCTAAGCCATAGACATACCATTAATTAGAAACTCATCAAAACATTTAAATCACATTCAAATCATataatgcagtctgcctcagatAGTGTAGTAGGGTACTAATACTTTTCTTAACCATAATTAGTTTCTTACCCTTAAAATCTCTGATAAAACTAATATACTTAAATTTTCTAGCAATTCTGAACcaaacaactaaaaaacaattttttaatccCTCAACACGGCACGGACACCTACGATAACTATTATGACACCATCATTGTTGCCTTAAAAAAGTAATacaaatacattttcaagtttGATGCATGGAATTCCTCCTCCCCCTTCTCCTCTATGATTTGAAGAGAAATTGACATTTATATAAAACGCAAATTTTCTCTCCCATTAAAGGCCCTCTCTATCTCTCTGGACGACGGGCTCTGGGCACACAACACGATATCAATATTGAAGCTGCAACAAACAAGTTCGGCAATGTCGTCTTCCTTCACAATAGTAAATACATCTACTCAATGTACATGAATTAGCAattcatttcttgttttttggaCAATGGCTTTTcattatttaaagattttagAGAGCAGAACAACCCTCCATCTTCTTACTCGGTTAAACAAAACTTGTTAAAGCTAGCTACTTGATCATTATGTAGCCCAATGCATTCAATCAAGGGAACACATTGTCTACATATATGGATACAAGGTCATAGATTATACGtactaaaatcataaaagagtATTTTTGTTAGGTAAACCTACTTATTAGGACATATAAACCCGAGACAAGTAGGTCCATTAAAGGGTACTAACCACAAGGGTGCCTGCCTATGCCCTTAACTACAATCATAGCATTCATCTCCTCTCAAAATATTACCAGATCCCCATTTCTTGAGATGAAATTTTCCTAAGTGATAATTGGAATTGATGAAAGGGCAGCCGGGGCCAATATTAATCTTGCCAGAGAAGAAAGATAGATTAACCTTGGGATTCCAACTACAAATTAATCTAAGATAGTCGTCTCTAGTTAACACCTATAATAGTGGTGGTATGGTATGTTTTTTTGGCAAAAGACAACAGAGGGTTCAAATTTGTATCTATATACACCTTAATTTATCCCCCAACTTGATAGGTGAAGAATATAGAATATTTTCTccaaattataatattcattGCAAGTAaaagtaaagaagaagaagaagaagaagaaagtaaaacaattgaaagttgAGAATCCCATTATTGTTGTTCGGTGAAAACTAAATTATCATCAGAAAGTAAGTTAACCACTCTAGCTAGCAATTAAATATTGCTAGTAGCTTATGAGAGGGATGGAGTTTCATTTTCAAGCTGTTACAACGTAATTTTGTGCTGATTGAACAGAAGGGAAATTAATGCCTCTATCAGGCTTTTTGATGATCAAAACTGGAGTCTCTTTAGATGGGATTGATCTCAGTATATACACATGATTTTCCATTTGATGAGCTAGCgcagaaattaaagaaacatgATAATGTTCATGATGAATTACTGTTAATTAGTTCCTCATCATTCTAAGTGCCAGTGCTTGAAGCTCACCCAAGTCACTATTGTATGGTCTTTTGACCTTGGCACAGGATTGGAATGCAAATTCCTCTCCGCTTTTTATATCTTGCATATCCATCATCCCATGATCAATATTGCTGTTGTTAAGGTCAACCGAATCAAGTGAGCTTTGTGGAGAGATTGGATTGATGTAAGTTTGATAAGATGGAAATGATGACACCCCAGAAATGTTATTTCCTTGCCACTGATGATGCGTATTCTCTATATTAATGCGTGTTGAATCGATTAGATTTTGTGCTAGTTGAGCCTTCACTTGCATCAACTGTGCTTGTAAGCATGCCACCTACAAAAGCAAAAACAGTTACCAAAAATTAGAACTTCCTTAACTTGTACACTGACACTATATCTGTAAAGATGAAACCTGCAGCTACATGATTTGAGGACCAAGGGCTCACAAGCAAGACCCTCTATCATCaacagagagggaaaaaaaacttgatcggttttggaaataaaattaatcctCCCTTGCTAGCCTACGGAAAGAGttgaacataaataaataaaaaaatccttaaaaacacaatataatgCATTagatttcagagaaaatcataaatcctTTTGGAGATGAATAAACAGACTTCTACAAATcccttttccaaaaaaaaaaatgtcaagaagGAAAATTTTGCACTATATACCTTTATGATCTATATGGTATATATGCTTGAAAAAtatgctaaagaaaaaaaaacatatatatctatataaattgTGAGTAAGCAAGATACAAAGAATTCCACAAACCTGTTGCTGCAAGGAAAAAATATGTGCAACACATCCATAAACGGGGTCTCTGATCCTTGCTTGAGCCTCATAGGCAATAGTGACAACCGCCTCATAACGATCGGCAACCGGGACATGCAACAACAACTTGGAAACATTACTAGCACCAAAAACCTTATGAATGGCTGCAAACCGAGCAGTCCCTTGTTCAGAGCAAAAATAAGGTGCAAAGATACAATCGGAGGCACATTTCCTCCGGAGAAACTTGCATGCTCCACAAGGAGAACCAGTGCCAGTCACAGATGATGCCATGATGGGAGaaacagaagaaagaaacagagagaagaagagaatctTGGAATTTTTTAAAGGCACACGAGCACACTAGGAAATGGTGCAAAAAAATCGAATGAGGCTAGTGTGTGTGTGGTATGGTTGGCGAGGGGATCAATTGAGGTGGGGGCTTTAGGAGTAAGGGACACAAAGGATCTCTTATAAGAGTAAATGGGAGACATCGAAGGCCACCATGTAGGGTTTTGAGGGAACATTTATCAATGGACTTATGCAATATGAGGCTTCTATTTTATTAACAAAGACCAACTCAATTAACATGATTTATACATTAATACTGTCttatgatttg is part of the Populus trichocarpa isolate Nisqually-1 chromosome 2, P.trichocarpa_v4.1, whole genome shotgun sequence genome and encodes:
- the LOC7479982 gene encoding LOB domain-containing protein 16 — its product is MASSVTGTGSPCGACKFLRRKCASDCIFAPYFCSEQGTARFAAIHKVFGASNVSKLLLHVPVADRYEAVVTIAYEAQARIRDPVYGCVAHIFSLQQQVACLQAQLMQVKAQLAQNLIDSTRINIENTHHQWQGNNISGVSSFPSYQTYINPISPQSSLDSVDLNNSNIDHGMMDMQDIKSGEEFAFQSCAKVKRPYNSDLGELQALALRMMRN
- the LOC7479981 gene encoding LOB domain-containing protein 29, yielding MTGSGSPCGACKFLRRKCVRGCVFAPYFCHEQGAQHFAAIHKVFGASNVSKLLAHLPVSDRSEAAVTISYEAQARLQDPIYGCVSHIFALQQQVVNLQAQLASLKEQAAQSFLNGSATTNPNDKYYGKPSYPQELQSWFHSENSSTVPQLNPNNLTNNMPYCENGIMDPNSMGNYGNSSSSFDSFEEASHSMSSFDMQTDNLQWTYQHADDLQSMAFGYTQHS